One genomic region from Aliarcobacter cryaerophilus ATCC 43158 encodes:
- a CDS encoding efflux RND transporter periplasmic adaptor subunit, producing the protein MIKKSIMSLFVASIAIANLNANEAPALPVQVFKIEKKDITTSKTYPTILKAVEQVDIIARVSGTLEEKNYTEGQFVKKGTLLYKIEPDTYLANLNSKKANFTKAKKDFDRAKSLIASKSISPQQFDDYTYQFESSKAALDEAQIQYNYTKVTSPIDGIAGIKKQDIGDLVGTTPANSTLVTITNTNPIHAEFSLPKEDMNKYLSQIRENKAKINLIVGDKLFNGTIDFVAPIIDTNTDTLLVRAKIDNPNNELIVGNFAQIEVSNLDLGDIFVVPENAVLKTAQATVVIVVADDNIAKPTPVVVGDLIKEGVVVKSGLKGGEKIIISNIAKIRPNTKVQIIDKEK; encoded by the coding sequence ATGATAAAAAAATCAATAATGTCACTTTTTGTGGCAAGCATAGCAATTGCAAATCTAAATGCAAATGAAGCCCCTGCACTTCCAGTGCAAGTATTTAAAATAGAAAAAAAAGATATTACTACAAGTAAAACTTATCCAACTATTTTGAAAGCTGTTGAGCAAGTAGATATTATTGCTCGAGTTTCTGGTACTTTAGAAGAAAAAAACTATACAGAGGGACAATTTGTAAAAAAAGGAACTCTTCTTTATAAAATAGAACCTGATACTTATTTAGCAAATTTAAACTCAAAAAAAGCAAATTTTACAAAAGCAAAAAAAGATTTTGATAGAGCAAAATCTTTGATAGCTTCAAAATCTATCAGTCCTCAACAATTTGATGATTATACTTATCAATTTGAAAGTTCAAAAGCTGCTTTAGATGAAGCACAAATTCAATACAACTATACAAAAGTTACTAGTCCAATAGATGGAATTGCTGGAATAAAAAAACAAGATATTGGAGATTTAGTAGGAACAACTCCTGCTAACTCTACACTTGTAACTATTACAAATACAAATCCAATTCATGCTGAATTTTCTCTTCCAAAAGAGGATATGAACAAATACTTAAGTCAAATTAGAGAAAATAAAGCAAAAATTAATTTAATAGTAGGTGATAAATTATTCAATGGAACTATTGATTTTGTTGCTCCTATAATTGATACAAATACTGATACGCTTCTTGTAAGAGCAAAAATTGATAATCCAAACAATGAACTAATTGTTGGAAATTTTGCACAAATTGAAGTTTCAAATCTTGATTTAGGAGATATTTTTGTAGTTCCTGAAAATGCTGTTTTAAAAACAGCACAAGCAACAGTTGTAATTGTTGTAGCAGATGACAATATTGCAAAACCAACACCTGTTGTTGTTGGTGATTTAATTAAAGAAGGTGTTGTAGTAAAAAGTGGTTTAAAAGGTGGTGAGAAAATTATTATTAGCAATATTGCAAAAATAAGACCAAATACAAAAGTTCAAATTATAGATAAAGAGAAATAG